A genomic region of Desulfosarcina ovata subsp. ovata contains the following coding sequences:
- the atpH gene encoding ATP synthase F1 subunit delta codes for MKNLAIARRYAKALLLIGKEDGQTDTYREELSAFAKLIEQEKSLQQVLVNPLYNADGRKKVLLNLIDNLNLSKAMATFLLFLFDKGRIGFLGNINDFFQKFADELKGVARASLVSATELSSEAIDKIRSALSKRTGKDIILEVEQDPDLIGGIVTRIGDLVLDGSVRTQLLNMRQSLKRGESV; via the coding sequence GTGAAGAATTTGGCGATTGCAAGGCGGTACGCCAAAGCGCTTCTGCTGATCGGTAAAGAAGATGGCCAGACGGATACCTACCGGGAAGAGTTAAGCGCTTTTGCAAAACTGATCGAGCAGGAAAAGAGCCTTCAGCAGGTGCTGGTCAACCCGCTCTACAACGCGGACGGTCGCAAGAAGGTGCTGTTGAATTTGATCGATAATCTGAACCTGTCCAAAGCCATGGCCACTTTTCTCCTTTTTCTGTTCGACAAGGGGCGAATCGGCTTTTTGGGTAACATCAACGACTTTTTCCAGAAGTTTGCCGATGAACTCAAGGGGGTTGCCCGGGCCAGCCTGGTTTCGGCCACGGAGTTGTCCTCCGAAGCCATCGATAAAATTCGCTCGGCCCTGTCCAAACGGACAGGTAAAGATATCATTCTGGAGGTTGAGCAGGATCCGGACCTGATCGGCGGTATCGTGACCCGCATCGGCGATCTGGTTCTTGACGGAAGCGTGAGGACTCAATTGCTCAATATGAGACAATCTTTAAAAAGGGGTGAGAGTGTCTAA
- a CDS encoding bactofilin family protein: MKKKEPADHISTLLGTGTTIEGTLAFKDTIRLDGAVSGKIVSEKGMLIVGERAVVQAEIRVGTAIIKGTVNGHVHASERIEVNAPAKITGDIQAPVVSIESGVQFNGNCSMTKPEPLTAKPPAEAKQKPDAGSA, translated from the coding sequence ATGAAAAAAAAAGAGCCGGCGGATCACATCTCCACACTGCTGGGTACCGGAACCACCATCGAGGGCACCCTGGCTTTCAAGGATACGATCCGGCTGGATGGTGCCGTGAGTGGGAAAATCGTTTCCGAGAAGGGCATGTTGATCGTTGGCGAACGGGCCGTGGTTCAGGCTGAGATACGGGTCGGCACGGCGATTATCAAGGGAACGGTCAACGGCCATGTCCACGCCTCCGAGCGTATTGAGGTCAATGCCCCGGCCAAGATCACCGGTGACATTCAGGCACCGGTCGTCTCCATCGAATCCGGTGTTCAGTTCAATGGAAACTGCAGCATGACAAAGCCCGAGCCACTGACGGCAAAGCCCCCGGCCGAAGCCAAACAAAAGCCTGACGCAGGCTCCGCATGA
- the rny gene encoding ribonuclease Y — protein sequence MNIYTLLIAVISAMAGCAAAVFFKGAIGSKKLRDAEDEAVKITNAAKNEAESLIKEAGVEAKDILFKMKSEFELEAKETRSELKKLERRLIQKEENIDRKAEIFDQRENDIAAKESSLSERQRIVTEDEEKYKALLDEQKAQLERISTLTAEQAKELLIRAMENEARYEGAKLIKRIENEAKEEADKKAKKIMATAIQRYAGDFVAERTVSVVQLPGDEMKGRIIGREGRNIRAIEAATGIDLIIDDTPEAVILSGFNPVRREVARLSLIKLISDGRIHPARIEDVVKKVGQEVDTAIKEAGEQAAFDLGVHGIHAELIKYLGRLKYRTSYAQNVLQHSVEVGVLCGIMASELGLKEKVARRMGLLHDIGKAIDHEVEGPHAVIGSKLAKKFGESQGVVHAIAAHHEDVPPSSVYALLVQAADGLSGARPGARKELLENYIKRIEDLEGIANSFKGVSNTYAIQAGREIRVIVESEKVSDEESVLLSRDIAKKIEESLTFPGQIKVTVIRETRAVEYANK from the coding sequence ATGAACATATATACGCTCTTGATTGCAGTGATATCCGCAATGGCCGGATGCGCTGCAGCTGTTTTTTTCAAAGGTGCCATTGGATCGAAGAAACTCAGGGATGCAGAGGATGAAGCCGTAAAAATAACCAATGCAGCCAAAAACGAAGCGGAAAGTTTGATAAAAGAGGCGGGCGTCGAGGCCAAAGATATCCTCTTCAAAATGAAAAGTGAATTTGAATTAGAGGCCAAAGAGACCCGCTCCGAATTAAAAAAGCTCGAGCGACGGTTAATCCAGAAAGAAGAAAATATCGATCGCAAGGCAGAGATTTTCGATCAACGGGAAAACGATATTGCTGCCAAGGAATCCTCTTTATCGGAAAGGCAGCGAATTGTCACCGAAGATGAAGAAAAATACAAAGCGCTTCTCGATGAACAGAAGGCACAGCTGGAAAGAATATCAACGTTGACGGCAGAGCAGGCCAAGGAACTGTTGATCCGGGCGATGGAAAACGAGGCGCGTTATGAGGGTGCCAAACTGATCAAACGGATCGAGAACGAAGCCAAGGAAGAGGCCGATAAAAAAGCCAAAAAAATTATGGCCACCGCCATCCAGCGGTATGCGGGTGATTTCGTTGCCGAGCGAACGGTTTCGGTGGTTCAGCTGCCGGGTGATGAAATGAAGGGCCGTATTATCGGGCGGGAAGGCCGCAACATCCGTGCCATTGAAGCGGCTACCGGAATCGACCTGATCATTGATGATACGCCGGAGGCGGTCATTTTGTCAGGATTCAATCCGGTTCGGAGGGAGGTCGCCCGGCTATCGTTGATCAAACTGATTTCTGACGGACGAATTCATCCGGCACGCATTGAGGACGTTGTTAAAAAAGTGGGTCAGGAGGTTGATACGGCCATCAAAGAGGCAGGCGAGCAAGCAGCCTTCGATCTTGGGGTTCACGGGATTCATGCCGAGTTGATAAAGTATCTGGGGCGTTTGAAGTATCGTACCAGTTATGCCCAGAATGTATTGCAGCATTCGGTTGAGGTGGGCGTTTTGTGCGGGATCATGGCTTCCGAATTGGGATTAAAGGAGAAGGTTGCCCGACGGATGGGGCTGCTTCACGATATTGGCAAGGCCATTGATCATGAAGTCGAAGGCCCCCATGCCGTGATCGGATCAAAATTGGCAAAAAAATTTGGGGAATCCCAAGGTGTGGTTCACGCCATTGCCGCCCATCACGAGGATGTTCCCCCATCTTCTGTTTATGCCCTGCTGGTCCAGGCCGCCGATGGACTTTCCGGTGCCAGACCCGGCGCCAGAAAAGAGCTGCTCGAAAACTACATTAAACGGATAGAAGATCTCGAGGGCATTGCCAACAGCTTTAAAGGGGTTTCCAATACATATGCCATTCAGGCCGGACGCGAAATTCGCGTCATTGTGGAAAGTGAAAAAGTGTCCGATGAGGAATCGGTTTTGCTAAGCCGAGATATCGCCAAGAAGATTGAAGAGTCGTTGACCTTTCCCGGCCAGATCAAGGTGACGGTTATCCGGGAAACGCGGGCAGTGGAGTATGCAAATAAATAA
- the tyrS gene encoding tyrosine--tRNA ligase translates to MENVLDVLRKRGFIEQTTHDEELRDYLDAQQITCYIGFDPTASSLHVGSLVPIMSLAHMQRCGHRPIALVGGGTGLVGDPSGKTEMRKLLTVEDVAANVTGLKNQLSRFIDFSNEQAIMVNNADWLTQLAYIPFLRDIGRHFSVNRMIKAESYKMRLDSDDGLSFIEFNYMVLQAYDFLELRKRYGCCLQMGGSDQWGNIVAGIDLIRRVEGKSAFGITFPLITTASGAKMGKTAAGAVWLDPDRTSPYDYYQFWVNTDDRDVSRFLALFTFLPMDEIAAVESLEGADLNAAKSILAYEATRLAHGEVEARSAYQAAMSMFGSRQLPEGLLTSSSIPRAQAGGADETVPQIEMSISEFETGVPCFKLFHQVGLADSSGAARRLIQQGGGYVNGRRLASIDEMITSNDINGMDILLRAGKKHFFKIRIKK, encoded by the coding sequence ATGGAAAACGTTCTGGATGTCCTCCGCAAACGCGGTTTTATCGAGCAAACCACCCACGATGAAGAACTTCGCGACTACCTCGATGCGCAACAAATTACCTGCTATATTGGTTTTGACCCCACGGCGTCGAGCCTGCATGTGGGTAGCCTGGTCCCCATCATGTCCCTTGCGCATATGCAGCGTTGCGGACACCGACCCATTGCGCTGGTGGGTGGCGGTACCGGCCTGGTGGGGGATCCCAGTGGAAAAACCGAAATGCGCAAGCTGCTCACCGTTGAAGATGTGGCTGCCAACGTGACGGGGTTGAAGAATCAGTTGTCCCGATTCATTGATTTTTCCAATGAGCAGGCCATCATGGTCAACAATGCGGACTGGCTGACGCAGTTGGCATACATTCCGTTTTTAAGGGATATCGGACGGCACTTTTCGGTCAACCGGATGATCAAGGCAGAAAGCTACAAGATGCGCCTGGATTCCGATGACGGGTTGAGTTTTATCGAGTTCAATTACATGGTGCTGCAGGCTTACGACTTTCTCGAACTGCGCAAACGTTACGGTTGCTGCCTGCAGATGGGAGGAAGCGACCAATGGGGAAACATCGTTGCCGGGATCGATCTGATACGGCGGGTTGAAGGCAAGAGCGCTTTTGGCATAACCTTCCCGTTGATTACCACCGCCAGCGGTGCAAAAATGGGCAAGACGGCGGCGGGGGCGGTTTGGCTCGACCCGGATCGGACCTCCCCCTATGATTATTACCAGTTCTGGGTCAATACCGATGATCGTGACGTGTCCCGGTTTCTGGCTTTGTTTACTTTTCTGCCGATGGATGAAATCGCCGCTGTCGAATCGCTGGAAGGGGCCGACCTCAACGCGGCCAAATCGATTCTCGCCTATGAAGCGACACGGTTGGCTCACGGTGAGGTGGAAGCGCGCAGTGCCTATCAGGCCGCCATGTCCATGTTCGGTTCTCGGCAACTGCCCGAAGGGCTCTTGACATCGAGCAGCATTCCGCGTGCCCAGGCGGGGGGCGCCGATGAGACGGTTCCTCAAATTGAAATGTCCATCTCGGAATTTGAAACGGGCGTCCCCTGTTTTAAGCTATTTCATCAGGTTGGGTTGGCAGACTCCTCTGGAGCGGCCAGGCGGTTGATTCAGCAAGGTGGGGGATACGTTAACGGTCGCCGCCTGGCAAGCATCGATGAAATGATAACATCTAATGATATCAATGGTATGGATATTCTATTGAGGGCCGGGAAAAAACATTTCTTCAAGATTCGGATAAAAAAATAA
- a CDS encoding F0F1 ATP synthase subunit epsilon, which yields MAENIRLEVVTPEKSVVSEGAQIVMAPGTLGEFGVLSGHTPFLTTLKTGSLKYKDESGRERFVFVSGGFAEALPDRVTVLAESAERRKDIDVQRAKAAVERAEKRMQGTEIDIDYVRAKAALLRAISRIQLAETR from the coding sequence ATGGCGGAAAACATAAGACTTGAAGTGGTTACACCTGAAAAGTCTGTTGTCAGTGAAGGTGCCCAAATCGTCATGGCGCCGGGTACACTGGGTGAGTTCGGCGTACTTTCCGGACACACGCCTTTTCTGACCACACTGAAGACCGGCTCCCTGAAATACAAGGATGAAAGTGGTCGCGAGCGGTTTGTTTTTGTCAGCGGCGGCTTTGCCGAAGCGCTTCCCGATCGCGTCACCGTTTTGGCCGAGTCGGCTGAACGTCGTAAGGACATTGACGTCCAACGGGCCAAAGCAGCAGTGGAGCGGGCGGAAAAGCGGATGCAAGGCACCGAGATAGACATTGATTATGTCCGTGCCAAAGCAGCGTTGCTTCGTGCGATCAGCCGAATTCAGCTTGCAGAGACACGATGA
- a CDS encoding ATP synthase F0 subunit B, translated as MNVSIFRRKRNRGRWIIPLLMAALLLFGSGALALASSGGEHEEAGAKGWVATDTYRVMNFAVLFIGLFLVLKKPVSQALGGRIKGIKEQLEELEAKKKTAEAKLAEYDTKMAELDKEAEVLLGEYIKQGEDAKARILKEAEAAAEKLKEQASKNIEYEFLQAKATLKEEIVEKALVKAEAIIKQRITSDDQEKLVDEYLEKVVA; from the coding sequence ATGAACGTTTCAATCTTCAGACGGAAGCGCAACCGGGGTCGGTGGATCATACCACTGCTGATGGCTGCGCTTCTTTTGTTTGGTAGCGGGGCCCTGGCGCTTGCGTCCTCCGGGGGGGAGCACGAAGAGGCCGGCGCCAAGGGATGGGTGGCTACGGACACCTATCGGGTAATGAACTTTGCCGTGCTGTTCATCGGACTTTTTCTGGTTCTCAAAAAACCCGTTTCCCAGGCATTGGGCGGACGGATTAAGGGGATCAAGGAGCAACTGGAGGAGCTCGAGGCGAAAAAGAAGACGGCGGAGGCAAAGCTGGCCGAGTATGACACCAAAATGGCCGAATTGGACAAGGAGGCTGAAGTCTTGCTCGGCGAATACATCAAGCAGGGTGAAGACGCCAAAGCCAGAATCCTGAAAGAAGCCGAAGCGGCCGCCGAGAAGCTGAAAGAGCAGGCCAGCAAGAATATCGAGTACGAATTTCTGCAGGCAAAGGCGACGCTCAAGGAAGAAATCGTGGAAAAGGCACTGGTAAAGGCCGAGGCGATCATCAAACAGAGGATCACTTCGGACGACCAGGAAAAATTGGTGGATGAATATTTAGAGAAGGTGGTGGCATAG
- the atpG gene encoding ATP synthase F1 subunit gamma, with the protein MPSLKDVQLKIQGVKKTKQITKAMGMVATSRLRGAQGAMDGFRPYAEKFSEVLGSLAEKAGDEASPLLIPKEDVKKIHVVICTSDRGLCGGFNINLTDSVKNFIKNNPNQDAAYSFTCFGKKGRDWCRKGNHDLVDEHLGVVGSKFGFNVASTAGKKLVDGFLDGTYDEVYLVYSEFVSMAKQLPIMQKLLPIPPIETDTDEADEPAEYLAEHLCEPSAEELLGDLLPRNVYVQIYRGLLETSTSEHAARMSAMDNATKACNDMIDNLTLAYNKARQAAITADLMDIVGGAEALKG; encoded by the coding sequence ATGCCATCATTAAAGGATGTCCAGCTTAAAATCCAGGGTGTCAAGAAGACCAAGCAGATCACCAAGGCCATGGGCATGGTGGCAACCTCACGGTTGCGTGGCGCACAAGGGGCGATGGACGGATTTCGCCCCTATGCTGAAAAATTCTCTGAAGTTCTTGGCAGTCTGGCGGAAAAGGCCGGTGACGAAGCCAGCCCCCTGTTGATACCCAAAGAAGATGTGAAAAAGATCCATGTGGTCATTTGCACATCCGACCGGGGGTTGTGCGGCGGCTTCAACATCAATCTTACCGACTCGGTAAAAAATTTCATCAAAAACAATCCTAACCAGGACGCAGCATACTCCTTTACCTGTTTCGGCAAAAAAGGCCGGGACTGGTGCCGGAAAGGAAATCACGATCTTGTCGACGAGCACCTGGGCGTCGTTGGCAGCAAATTCGGTTTCAACGTCGCTTCAACAGCCGGAAAAAAATTGGTCGATGGCTTTCTGGATGGCACCTATGACGAGGTCTACCTCGTCTATTCTGAGTTCGTCAGCATGGCCAAACAACTTCCGATCATGCAGAAACTGTTGCCGATTCCCCCCATCGAAACCGACACCGACGAGGCGGACGAGCCGGCGGAGTACTTGGCCGAACACCTCTGCGAACCCTCAGCGGAGGAACTGCTGGGCGATCTTCTGCCGCGCAATGTGTATGTTCAGATATACCGGGGCCTTTTGGAAACATCCACCAGCGAGCATGCTGCCCGGATGAGCGCCATGGATAACGCCACCAAGGCGTGTAACGATATGATCGACAATTTGACTCTCGCCTACAACAAAGCCCGGCAGGCAGCCATTACTGCCGATCTGATGGATATTGTCGGTGGCGCCGAGGCCCTGAAGGGGTAA
- a CDS encoding ATP synthase F0 subunit B codes for MVSVDGSIVLQIVNFLLLIWILNMVLYKPIRKILSERKAKVDGLETAIDDSAQQVVTKEKEYADGIRQARAAGQKEKETLMQAAMEEEKAIVGKINESAQAELKSVKAKIAAEMDTVKTALEEEIDAFADAIEQKILGRVA; via the coding sequence ATGGTAAGCGTCGATGGATCTATAGTCTTGCAAATTGTCAACTTTTTGCTTTTGATCTGGATTTTGAACATGGTGCTTTACAAACCGATCCGGAAGATTTTGTCGGAGCGAAAAGCGAAAGTGGATGGACTGGAAACCGCCATTGACGACTCCGCCCAGCAAGTCGTTACCAAAGAAAAGGAATATGCAGACGGTATCCGCCAGGCCAGGGCTGCGGGCCAGAAAGAAAAAGAGACCCTGATGCAGGCGGCCATGGAGGAGGAAAAGGCGATCGTCGGCAAGATCAACGAGTCCGCCCAGGCTGAACTCAAATCGGTCAAGGCCAAAATCGCTGCGGAGATGGATACCGTGAAAACCGCTCTCGAAGAAGAAATAGACGCATTTGCAGATGCGATAGAACAAAAAATATTGGGGAGGGTTGCTTAA
- the atpA gene encoding F0F1 ATP synthase subunit alpha, with amino-acid sequence MELRAEEISQIIKEQITDYDKKIELSETGVVLSVGDGIARVYGLEKAMALELVEFPGGILGLVLNLEEDNVGIAIMGDDTGIKEGDMVKRTGKIAQVPVGEPVLGRVVSGVGEPIDGKGPIETPDFRRVEMVAPGVIARKSVHEPCYTGLKAVDAMTPVGKGQRELIIGDRQIGKTAVAIDAILAQKNTDVFCIYVACGQKKSTVAQVAAVLEREGAMEYTTVVSACASDPATLQYLAPYAGCAMAEYFRDKGQHALIIYDDLSKQAAAYRQVSLLLRRPPGREAYPGDIFYNHSRLLERSAKLSDELGAGSMTALPIIETQAGDVSAYIPTNVISITDGQIYLEPSLFFAGVRPAINVGLSVSRVGGAAQTKAMKKVAGTLRLDMAQFRELEAFAAFGSDLDAATQRQLTRGERLVQVLKQPQYKPLSHEKQVTILYAATRGYLDQFASDMVAKYEAGLYPFVEERYPQIFSKLEEAQDITDEIEGMLKSALEAYGEEFKDTIK; translated from the coding sequence ATGGAACTAAGAGCTGAAGAAATAAGTCAGATCATCAAAGAACAGATTACGGATTACGACAAGAAGATTGAACTGAGCGAAACCGGTGTCGTTCTGTCAGTGGGTGACGGGATCGCCCGCGTGTACGGCCTCGAGAAAGCCATGGCACTCGAACTGGTGGAGTTCCCCGGCGGCATCCTCGGTCTGGTGCTCAACCTGGAAGAGGACAACGTCGGTATCGCCATTATGGGTGATGACACCGGCATCAAAGAGGGCGACATGGTCAAACGGACCGGCAAGATCGCCCAGGTGCCCGTTGGCGAACCCGTTCTCGGCCGTGTGGTCTCCGGTGTGGGTGAGCCGATTGACGGCAAGGGCCCGATCGAGACCCCGGATTTTCGTCGTGTGGAGATGGTGGCCCCTGGTGTTATCGCCAGAAAATCGGTGCATGAGCCCTGCTACACCGGCCTCAAAGCAGTCGATGCCATGACTCCGGTGGGCAAGGGGCAGCGTGAGCTGATCATCGGTGACCGCCAGATCGGAAAAACCGCCGTTGCCATCGACGCCATTTTGGCTCAGAAAAACACCGACGTGTTCTGCATTTACGTGGCCTGTGGCCAGAAAAAATCCACCGTTGCCCAGGTGGCCGCCGTCCTCGAGCGTGAAGGCGCCATGGAATACACCACCGTCGTTTCGGCCTGTGCCTCCGATCCGGCCACCCTTCAGTACCTGGCACCTTACGCCGGTTGCGCCATGGCCGAATACTTCCGTGACAAGGGCCAGCACGCCCTGATCATTTATGACGACCTTTCCAAACAGGCGGCCGCTTATCGCCAGGTTTCCCTGCTGCTCAGACGTCCACCGGGACGTGAAGCCTATCCGGGCGACATTTTCTACAACCACTCCCGGCTGCTGGAACGCTCCGCCAAATTGAGTGACGAACTCGGCGCCGGTTCCATGACCGCATTGCCGATCATCGAAACCCAGGCGGGTGACGTCTCCGCTTACATCCCGACCAACGTGATCTCCATTACCGACGGCCAGATTTACCTGGAGCCGAGCCTGTTTTTTGCCGGTGTGCGTCCGGCCATCAACGTCGGTCTCTCGGTATCCCGCGTCGGTGGTGCGGCCCAGACCAAAGCCATGAAGAAGGTGGCCGGTACCTTGCGGCTGGACATGGCCCAGTTCCGTGAACTCGAAGCCTTCGCCGCTTTTGGTAGTGATTTGGATGCCGCCACCCAGCGTCAGCTGACCCGTGGTGAGCGTTTGGTGCAGGTGCTCAAGCAGCCCCAGTATAAACCGCTGTCTCACGAAAAACAGGTCACGATTCTTTACGCCGCCACCCGCGGCTACCTGGATCAGTTTGCCTCGGACATGGTTGCCAAGTATGAAGCCGGCCTCTATCCCTTTGTCGAAGAGCGTTATCCGCAGATCTTCTCCAAACTGGAAGAAGCACAGGATATCACCGACGAGATCGAAGGCATGCTGAAGAGCGCCCTTGAGGCTTACGGCGAAGAATTCAAAGACACCATTAAATAG
- the atpD gene encoding F0F1 ATP synthase subunit beta — MSQNIGKITQVMGPVVDVEFEQGQLPNILTALLISNPAINDEEDNLVVEVAQHLGDNVVRTIAMDVTDGLVRGMQVKDTGAPIMMPVGEASLGRVLNVVGRPVDGLGPVSQEKMMPIHRPAPLFTEQDTEVRVLETGVKVIDLLVPFPRGGKMGMFGGAGVGKTVIMMEMVNNIAMQHGGISVFAGVGERTREGNDLYHEMKESGVLPKAALVYGQMTEPPGARARVALSALTCAEYFRDKEGQDVLIFIDNIFRFTQAGSEVSALLGRMPSAVGYQPTLAVDLGGLQERITSTDKGSITAVQCVYVPADDLTDPAPATTFAHLDGTVVLSRQIAELGIYPAVDPLDSTSRILDPMVIGEEHYLVARQVQTMLQKYKELQDIIAILGMEELSDEDKLTVQRARKIQRFLSQPFHVAETFTGKPGKYVKVEDTVRAFKEICEGVHDSIPEQAFYMRGGIEEVLEAAKEMAEA, encoded by the coding sequence ATGTCACAAAATATAGGTAAAATCACGCAGGTTATGGGGCCTGTTGTGGACGTTGAATTCGAACAGGGACAGTTGCCGAACATTCTTACTGCACTTTTGATCAGCAACCCGGCCATCAACGACGAGGAAGACAACCTGGTTGTCGAGGTTGCGCAGCATCTTGGTGACAATGTCGTGCGTACGATCGCCATGGACGTTACCGACGGTCTCGTGCGCGGGATGCAAGTGAAAGATACCGGCGCACCGATTATGATGCCCGTCGGCGAAGCCAGCCTGGGCCGTGTGCTTAACGTTGTCGGCCGCCCGGTGGACGGACTTGGTCCGGTCAGCCAGGAAAAGATGATGCCGATTCATCGCCCGGCTCCGCTGTTTACCGAGCAGGACACGGAAGTCCGTGTGCTCGAGACCGGTGTTAAAGTGATCGACCTGCTCGTGCCGTTTCCCCGTGGCGGTAAAATGGGTATGTTCGGTGGTGCCGGCGTGGGCAAAACCGTTATCATGATGGAGATGGTCAACAACATTGCCATGCAGCACGGCGGTATCTCCGTGTTTGCCGGTGTGGGCGAGCGTACCCGTGAGGGTAACGACCTTTACCACGAGATGAAAGAATCCGGCGTTCTCCCCAAGGCCGCCCTGGTTTACGGGCAGATGACCGAGCCTCCGGGGGCTCGTGCCCGTGTTGCCCTGTCTGCCCTGACCTGTGCGGAATATTTCCGCGACAAAGAGGGACAGGACGTGCTGATTTTTATCGACAATATCTTCCGTTTCACCCAGGCCGGGTCTGAGGTTTCCGCCCTTCTCGGTCGTATGCCCTCCGCGGTCGGTTATCAGCCGACCCTGGCCGTGGACCTTGGTGGTCTGCAGGAACGTATCACCTCAACGGACAAAGGTTCCATTACCGCCGTTCAGTGTGTTTACGTACCTGCCGATGACTTGACCGACCCGGCGCCGGCAACCACATTCGCCCACTTGGACGGAACCGTTGTCCTTTCCCGGCAGATTGCCGAGCTGGGGATTTACCCTGCCGTGGATCCGCTCGACTCCACCTCCCGGATTCTCGACCCCATGGTTATTGGCGAGGAACATTATCTGGTCGCCCGGCAGGTGCAGACCATGCTGCAGAAATACAAAGAGTTGCAGGACATCATTGCCATTCTTGGTATGGAAGAGTTGTCGGACGAAGACAAACTGACCGTTCAGCGAGCCCGCAAAATCCAGCGTTTCCTGTCACAGCCCTTCCACGTGGCCGAAACGTTTACCGGCAAGCCTGGAAAATACGTGAAGGTTGAGGATACCGTTCGTGCATTTAAAGAGATCTGCGAAGGTGTTCATGACAGCATTCCGGAGCAGGCCTTCTACATGAGGGGTGGTATCGAAGAAGTGCTGGAAGCGGCAAAAGAAATGGCCGAGGCTTAA
- a CDS encoding cell division protein ZapA, producing MEKTVTLQIFGRKFTFQTEPGEADAKQVAAHFEDAVRKVQSQFDGKPVNVDKETILILTGLNFASENYKLEKCYQQLFDRMTEKSAVVLSELEKAMQ from the coding sequence TTGGAGAAAACGGTCACACTGCAAATATTTGGTCGTAAATTTACCTTCCAGACAGAACCCGGTGAGGCTGATGCGAAACAGGTAGCCGCCCACTTCGAAGACGCCGTCAGGAAGGTCCAATCCCAGTTTGACGGTAAACCGGTCAATGTCGATAAAGAGACCATCTTAATTCTTACAGGGCTTAATTTTGCCAGTGAAAATTACAAACTCGAAAAATGTTATCAGCAGCTGTTTGACCGAATGACCGAAAAATCTGCAGTGGTTCTCAGCGAGCTGGAAAAAGCGATGCAATAA